The Nitrospira sp. genome contains a region encoding:
- a CDS encoding baseplate J/gp47 family protein, giving the protein MTDSPGPTAPNGIKLLRVVEVDNVLDTAVLDLHFYNLNILPAIVLEYTGNNHLAKTIFTISGGIRVRAGRALGQVQVDSTGTPPNAAITQPDPTKPLLRLVVKPVGDYSTYTLGVSTAGIPNAVIDPLFAEIRFKFRPGCFNNNCAPEWESALAPLEEPVIDYLAKDYGSFRRTMIAAMSRRVPGWEPTSEADLDMVLAELFSVAADELSDHQDRVMNEAYLASARKRVSVARHARLMDYHIHQGSQASTWLALEIGHDTGQKAFQLAQGLKAWAGESTIDETTHKKKETAASAVFLSRHAGTQTVHQYLNHVGLYTWSDTITTLKAGSTRADLKLYSKLYLGDPAPPVEIATQAAADEIRDLIRNSRIRHLLIQEHLNPQTGKAPGRNPAKRQILSLISGAAESVQDPITNEWMVRVHWEKKDALRFDYCFTVNCPADNPGTAIGAVKNVSLFHGNLVEMFHGREEQTIFIDEGELLDVSDPNKPLQFHYERTRWGTLCRLPGVPLAYKQTIPGGDVPPESTLTVEVTPPGDLWDEVANLIHSDDSAENGDHFVVETDENRRSVIRFGNGTNGRELPDGAVVTCSYQYGMPLDGNVGADMIVSVSEDSLKVVPPFPFVLRLCWNPFDVTNGHDQEPVAEIIRRVPEAYRQHQLRAVTLADYVSRAEEIEGVFRAAARYAWTGSWRTVRVTIDPVGTTELSYELRTTVADYLNAVRLIGEDIEIRPPEFVPLEINVMLCAKPDVWPEDLKFVLEQEFSAGWTPDGRKGFFHPDEWTFGQPLYASQIIGRAMRVQGVEHVVGQKAGTPPADKTISVSIKRWNSPVAATDALTQVNYNEIIQVMGNPDHLEQGFIRFEVKGGRQ; this is encoded by the coding sequence ATGACCGATTCGCCGGGACCAACGGCTCCGAATGGGATCAAGCTGTTGCGTGTCGTCGAAGTGGACAATGTTTTGGATACTGCCGTGCTTGACCTGCACTTCTACAACCTGAACATTCTGCCCGCTATTGTCCTTGAATATACCGGGAACAACCATCTTGCCAAGACGATCTTCACAATCTCGGGCGGTATCAGAGTTCGCGCCGGCCGTGCGCTCGGACAGGTGCAGGTTGATTCAACCGGAACTCCTCCAAACGCAGCGATCACACAGCCTGATCCCACGAAACCTCTGTTGCGCCTCGTCGTCAAACCGGTTGGAGATTATTCCACCTACACACTTGGGGTCAGCACCGCGGGAATTCCCAATGCAGTGATCGATCCGCTCTTCGCCGAGATACGGTTCAAGTTTCGTCCAGGGTGCTTCAATAACAACTGCGCCCCTGAATGGGAATCGGCGCTTGCGCCTCTGGAGGAACCGGTCATCGATTATCTCGCTAAGGACTACGGGTCATTCCGCCGGACGATGATCGCAGCCATGTCTCGTCGGGTGCCCGGATGGGAGCCGACCAGCGAGGCCGATCTCGACATGGTGCTGGCGGAGCTCTTCTCAGTCGCCGCAGATGAACTCAGCGACCATCAGGATCGCGTGATGAATGAAGCGTACCTGGCCTCTGCCCGAAAGCGAGTCTCGGTTGCGCGCCATGCCAGACTGATGGATTACCACATTCATCAAGGCAGCCAAGCTTCGACCTGGCTTGCGCTGGAAATCGGACATGATACGGGACAGAAAGCGTTCCAGCTTGCGCAAGGACTCAAGGCATGGGCCGGTGAAAGTACGATCGATGAAACGACTCATAAAAAAAAGGAAACAGCAGCCTCGGCGGTATTCCTCTCTCGTCACGCGGGCACGCAAACCGTCCATCAATATCTCAATCATGTCGGCCTCTATACCTGGAGCGACACCATCACGACATTGAAGGCGGGCAGCACAAGGGCAGATCTTAAGCTGTACAGCAAATTGTATCTTGGCGATCCCGCTCCACCGGTCGAGATCGCGACTCAAGCGGCTGCCGACGAGATCCGCGACTTGATCCGCAACTCGCGCATCCGCCATCTGCTCATTCAGGAACATCTCAATCCACAAACCGGGAAGGCACCGGGAAGAAACCCGGCCAAACGTCAGATTCTTTCATTGATATCTGGAGCGGCGGAGTCGGTACAAGACCCCATTACGAACGAGTGGATGGTTCGTGTCCATTGGGAAAAGAAGGACGCGCTTCGGTTTGACTATTGTTTTACCGTGAACTGTCCTGCCGACAATCCCGGAACCGCGATCGGTGCGGTAAAAAACGTCTCGCTCTTTCACGGCAATCTGGTCGAGATGTTTCATGGACGAGAGGAGCAGACGATTTTTATAGATGAAGGAGAGTTGCTGGATGTAAGCGACCCGAATAAACCGCTCCAATTTCATTATGAGCGCACTCGCTGGGGCACGCTCTGCCGTCTCCCGGGCGTTCCGCTTGCCTATAAACAGACGATACCCGGCGGTGATGTTCCTCCGGAATCGACTTTGACCGTCGAGGTGACGCCTCCCGGCGACCTATGGGACGAAGTCGCGAACTTAATCCATAGCGATGATTCTGCCGAGAACGGTGACCACTTCGTGGTCGAAACCGATGAGAATCGTCGAAGCGTGATCCGTTTTGGAAACGGCACGAACGGCAGGGAGTTACCCGATGGAGCCGTGGTGACCTGTAGCTATCAGTACGGAATGCCGCTCGACGGCAACGTCGGCGCCGATATGATCGTGAGTGTTTCGGAAGACAGTCTCAAGGTCGTTCCGCCGTTTCCGTTCGTGCTCCGCTTATGCTGGAATCCGTTCGACGTGACAAATGGCCATGATCAAGAGCCCGTTGCCGAAATCATCCGCCGTGTGCCCGAAGCCTATCGCCAACATCAACTCCGTGCCGTCACCCTGGCGGATTACGTCTCGCGGGCGGAAGAAATCGAAGGGGTGTTCCGTGCCGCGGCCCGGTACGCTTGGACGGGGAGCTGGCGTACCGTGCGTGTCACGATCGATCCTGTCGGGACAACCGAGCTTTCGTATGAACTCCGAACAACCGTGGCGGACTATCTGAACGCAGTCAGGCTGATCGGTGAAGATATCGAGATACGTCCACCCGAATTCGTTCCGCTGGAGATCAACGTCATGCTTTGCGCGAAGCCGGATGTTTGGCCGGAAGATCTCAAGTTTGTGCTTGAACAGGAATTCTCTGCCGGATGGACGCCCGATGGACGCAAAGGATTTTTCCATCCGGATGAATGGACATTCGGGCAGCCGCTCTATGCCAGTCAGATCATCGGGCGTGCCATGAGGGTTCAAGGGGTCGAGCATGTTGTCGGGCAAAAAGCGGGCACGCCACCCGCCGATAAAACCATCAGTGTGTCGATCAAGCGATGGAATTCTCCCGTTGCCGCGACGGACGCGCTGACCCAAGTCAACTACAACGAGATCATCCAGGTGATGGGAAACCCCGATCACCTGGAGCAAGGGTTTATCCGGTTCGAGGTCAAGGGAGGAAGGCAGTGA
- a CDS encoding right-handed parallel beta-helix repeat-containing protein: protein MRGDFSAWNKDTSHNFRGTLHQQGRVLLDRDWNAQTEIMGEWQQLAARDAFGAGVAAVPADEPLSFKITKAEITGGQVKVSLNKGRVWADGLLAELKRDEEPPALPTGVDAIRTAGYLGPPIQPAPLPGAAPAIGDRDAVILEAWLEELSAFQNPGLLIEPALGGVDTTERVQTSFRVRLYRMAVDDTCDSIIGALKDDFGNKGKLIVELKPTTASDGDCPVVEEGGYTGFEHRLYRIEIADTDKPAPQAHFKWSHVNGGLVGTGDFDAVDKTVTLFGNKNAIVYSGSNNFYLEALDHDPLLGCWKVVYGAKVALANDNTLTLPDPVVTPGDIYKGVIPSAPAKGKRFFRLWNGIERVEDFKTKKDLPDNLGIQVTFEPEAVGKYTPSDFWTFEARAAGIGNPLVLVGIPGPMPADPITPVPPQGIFYHRVPLAEIHWTGNIVTGDDIEDCRRPFQPLTKLRGCCIYRVGDGIHSHGDFVKVQAAIDALPAKGGTVCVLNGIYDESILIDERVGIRIHGCGPGARIRAVSDNAAPQPAFMIKNSDTVAIEDLAIESGPRSAVQIDNARHVAVRRCFVQMRDLPTIWQAIYSRADDVLIDSNIIEVLPRGGAVPAPTIPPKSGSPGSPASVNTPPGPITVGAATRGGIQLAGGSDRVRIIDNLIQGGIWNGITLGSLAKVGGDGGDVPDDPEQPDPCDPCKPVDTTDDDNPDGSPPKFVSAGDLYDVEIAGNRITDMGTNGIGVVRFFDIVNRGDLIGVHNLHIYDNFITRCMRRDIAPVRKSMEWLVAYGGIVLAKVSDLRILRNEIINNGRHHLFPICGVYAIFVQGLQLDDNRILNNGSRSLEPVDNAQVGIRGGVHVWLILPSLDTTTETNSFSSFKRNSSFIDGPITAMLRDNLIVAPLGRAVTFFALGSVMVGRNRLVTEGTTGKGLDLLATTVLIGNLGISNEWTLGLLLVLILIRTGKLPDALKGRECELARNLGLINVSTQPPSLWPPLMRKWNSGKTLFTENQVTFDVSEDPFAFALSSVAIFSLDDLGFTDNQCEINSTNFFVLTDVVLGAGSVRVADNRLSETWLRALFSGWSIGGMNTTTDNQATHCLRAQAFLPNMLVFKDNLSLVEAFCPGVCGRDQG from the coding sequence ATGAGAGGCGATTTTTCCGCATGGAATAAGGATACATCTCACAATTTCCGTGGCACGCTCCACCAGCAAGGCCGTGTCTTGCTCGATCGGGACTGGAACGCGCAAACCGAGATCATGGGCGAATGGCAGCAGCTTGCCGCGCGTGATGCGTTCGGGGCCGGAGTTGCGGCGGTTCCGGCGGATGAACCGCTCAGTTTTAAGATCACCAAAGCCGAGATAACGGGCGGTCAGGTCAAAGTTTCTCTGAACAAGGGACGGGTGTGGGCGGATGGACTCCTCGCCGAACTGAAAAGAGACGAAGAGCCTCCCGCGCTCCCGACCGGAGTCGACGCGATCCGGACTGCGGGCTATCTTGGCCCGCCGATTCAACCTGCTCCGCTACCGGGCGCTGCGCCTGCAATCGGTGATCGCGACGCGGTAATTCTGGAAGCGTGGCTCGAGGAACTGAGCGCCTTTCAGAATCCTGGTCTGCTGATCGAACCGGCTCTTGGAGGAGTGGATACGACCGAGCGTGTCCAGACTTCGTTTCGTGTTCGGCTCTACCGTATGGCCGTCGATGATACGTGCGATTCTATTATTGGCGCGCTGAAAGACGATTTCGGAAACAAGGGCAAGCTCATCGTCGAGCTGAAACCTACGACGGCGAGTGACGGCGATTGCCCGGTGGTCGAGGAAGGCGGCTATACGGGGTTTGAGCATCGTCTCTATCGCATTGAAATTGCCGACACGGATAAACCCGCACCCCAGGCCCACTTTAAGTGGTCGCACGTGAATGGAGGGCTTGTCGGGACAGGAGATTTTGACGCGGTTGACAAAACCGTCACGCTCTTCGGGAATAAGAACGCGATCGTGTATTCCGGATCGAACAATTTCTATCTTGAAGCGCTCGATCATGATCCGCTGCTCGGTTGCTGGAAAGTCGTGTATGGCGCCAAGGTCGCGCTTGCCAACGATAATACCCTGACGCTGCCTGACCCTGTCGTGACACCGGGCGATATCTATAAGGGCGTGATTCCGTCCGCTCCGGCGAAGGGCAAGCGATTTTTCCGCCTCTGGAATGGGATCGAGCGTGTCGAGGATTTTAAGACGAAGAAGGATCTCCCGGACAATCTTGGCATTCAAGTCACATTTGAACCTGAAGCCGTTGGCAAATATACCCCATCTGATTTCTGGACGTTCGAGGCACGGGCGGCTGGAATCGGTAACCCGCTGGTTCTGGTTGGGATTCCCGGTCCGATGCCTGCCGATCCGATCACGCCGGTTCCGCCGCAGGGCATCTTCTACCACCGGGTGCCCCTCGCAGAAATACACTGGACCGGCAATATTGTCACCGGCGACGACATAGAAGACTGCCGCCGCCCTTTTCAACCCCTGACCAAACTTCGTGGCTGCTGCATATACCGTGTCGGCGACGGGATTCATTCACATGGCGATTTTGTCAAAGTCCAAGCGGCCATCGATGCGCTACCCGCCAAAGGCGGCACCGTCTGTGTGTTGAACGGTATCTATGACGAAAGTATTCTGATCGATGAACGGGTCGGAATTCGTATCCATGGTTGCGGCCCGGGCGCACGCATTCGTGCCGTCTCCGATAATGCGGCTCCTCAGCCGGCATTCATGATTAAAAACTCGGACACCGTCGCGATTGAAGACCTCGCAATCGAATCCGGCCCGCGCAGTGCCGTGCAAATCGATAACGCCCGTCACGTCGCGGTTCGTCGGTGCTTTGTGCAGATGCGCGACCTGCCCACGATTTGGCAAGCGATCTATTCGCGAGCAGACGATGTCCTGATCGACTCCAATATCATCGAAGTCCTGCCGCGCGGAGGAGCCGTGCCCGCACCAACCATCCCGCCGAAATCGGGCAGCCCGGGATCACCGGCGAGTGTCAACACCCCGCCGGGGCCGATCACCGTGGGAGCTGCCACGCGCGGTGGCATCCAACTCGCCGGCGGTTCGGATCGTGTTCGCATCATTGATAACCTGATTCAAGGCGGCATCTGGAACGGCATTACCTTAGGCAGCTTGGCCAAAGTGGGTGGTGACGGCGGCGACGTCCCTGATGATCCGGAACAACCCGACCCCTGTGATCCCTGCAAACCTGTCGATACGACCGATGACGACAACCCGGACGGTAGTCCGCCGAAATTTGTCTCGGCGGGGGATTTGTATGATGTTGAAATTGCGGGGAATCGCATCACCGATATGGGAACCAATGGTATCGGCGTCGTACGGTTTTTTGACATTGTGAATCGCGGGGATTTGATCGGCGTGCATAACCTGCATATCTACGATAATTTCATCACCCGCTGCATGCGCCGCGACATCGCGCCGGTTCGTAAATCGATGGAATGGCTTGTCGCGTATGGCGGCATCGTGCTCGCCAAAGTCAGTGACCTGCGCATCCTTCGCAATGAAATCATCAACAATGGCCGCCATCATCTGTTCCCCATTTGCGGGGTCTACGCCATATTCGTGCAAGGCCTGCAACTTGATGACAACCGCATCCTCAATAACGGCAGCCGCAGTCTGGAACCGGTCGATAACGCACAGGTCGGCATACGCGGCGGCGTGCATGTTTGGCTGATTCTCCCTTCGCTGGATACCACGACCGAAACGAACTCATTCTCGTCATTCAAGCGCAATTCCTCGTTTATCGACGGTCCGATCACAGCCATGCTGCGCGATAATCTGATTGTGGCTCCGCTTGGGCGCGCGGTCACGTTTTTCGCGCTGGGCTCCGTCATGGTCGGCCGCAATCGCTTGGTCACCGAAGGAACGACCGGGAAAGGTCTTGATCTACTCGCAACGACCGTCCTCATTGGAAATCTGGGCATCAGCAATGAATGGACTCTGGGTCTGCTTTTGGTGCTGATCCTGATACGGACGGGAAAACTACCTGATGCTTTGAAGGGGCGGGAATGCGAGTTGGCGAGGAACTTGGGACTGATCAACGTCTCGACACAACCACCCTCGCTCTGGCCGCCGCTGATGCGCAAATGGAACAGCGGGAAAACACTGTTTACGGAGAATCAGGTCACATTCGATGTGTCGGAAGACCCGTTTGCCTTCGCCCTCAGTTCAGTCGCAATATTTTCTCTTGATGATCTGGGGTTCACCGATAATCAGTGTGAGATCAACTCGACGAATTTCTTCGTCTTGACGGACGTCGTGCTTGGTGCCGGCAGCGTGCGGGTCGCCGACAATCGGCTTTCTGAAACATGGCTCCGCGCATTGTTCTCCGGCTGGTCGATCGGCGGCATGAACACAACGACGGACAATCAGGCTACCCACTGCCTGCGGGCTCAGGCGTTCTTGCCGAATATGCTCGTATTCAAGGACAATCTGTCTCTCGTCGAAGCCTTCTGTCCAGGCGTATGCGGCCGCGATCAAGGCTAG
- a CDS encoding carboxypeptidase regulatory-like domain-containing protein — MNDQAQKNQRPEFLAGEPTAEAIRKQFLDAPLAAARQPAINLGLEVLAFMAALPDAFVASEERELNRLSRTVERDNDPRMERLKVSIARATELRTTSQQGKARIDRTLVALSGEGTVFHGFVSDIAFAPQKGLTVRLTAARDGDKGETFASTTTNADGYFSIPFDRPSGKIRKGRPSEPNVKSSERMAEKLSRKTASAATAGDGNEVLARVEILDAKGVVIHEDPVPLVVNAGTVYREYVIEPKEGTNDRARYAGNPATREFHDTQNLTKRCRFDAVKSSGPIYFGSSAEAEKAGYHHCAYCFGKTKSKR, encoded by the coding sequence ATGAACGATCAAGCGCAAAAGAATCAACGTCCTGAATTTCTTGCCGGAGAACCGACGGCCGAAGCGATACGAAAACAATTTCTCGACGCTCCCCTGGCTGCGGCGCGACAGCCCGCCATCAACCTCGGACTCGAGGTGCTGGCTTTTATGGCCGCGCTTCCGGATGCCTTTGTCGCGTCTGAGGAGCGGGAACTCAATCGATTGTCGAGGACCGTTGAGCGGGACAATGATCCTCGCATGGAACGGCTGAAAGTCTCCATTGCACGGGCCACGGAATTACGCACGACCAGTCAACAAGGAAAAGCACGCATCGACCGGACCTTGGTCGCATTATCCGGAGAGGGTACTGTATTCCATGGTTTTGTCTCGGATATTGCGTTTGCGCCTCAAAAAGGACTGACGGTACGACTGACGGCCGCTCGCGACGGCGACAAAGGCGAGACATTTGCATCAACCACCACCAATGCCGATGGTTATTTCAGTATTCCTTTCGACCGGCCGTCCGGCAAGATCCGAAAGGGGCGACCCTCAGAACCGAACGTCAAAAGCTCCGAGCGGATGGCGGAAAAGCTGTCCCGCAAGACTGCCTCAGCCGCAACAGCGGGTGATGGCAACGAAGTTCTTGCGCGGGTTGAAATCCTCGATGCCAAGGGCGTCGTCATTCATGAAGATCCAGTACCCCTCGTCGTCAATGCGGGCACGGTCTATCGAGAGTACGTCATCGAGCCTAAGGAGGGCACGAATGACAGGGCACGGTACGCCGGTAATCCAGCGACACGCGAATTTCACGATACGCAGAATCTCACCAAACGTTGTCGGTTCGACGCGGTCAAGTCCAGTGGGCCGATCTATTTCGGTAGTTCCGCGGAGGCGGAAAAGGCCGGCTACCATCATTGTGCCTACTGTTTCGGCAAGACGAAGTCGAAGCGGTAA
- a CDS encoding DUF4157 domain-containing protein encodes MSASGHSPVKGAWPRIQRFSDQSDGQTDVTHAKVGHVLAGGGRPLDQSLQRDMEQRFGHDFSRVRVHTDAAAEQSARDLNAHAYTAGHNIVFGAGQYRPSMDAGRRLLAHELTHVVQQSNASPLTRRRLDSGVEHGRETAARNAESPTTGNLQISRLKTADTSSGLVQRSVVRDHVSCQQNGLTNPNLTGDEVVAALEAADAEAIRLALRAELLLEAHLLFARAGEPVDPDFDVILQEELGLTLTNRAHFSLVEQQRDRFRRVRETLESGYLRYICRGGTVSLVGCATGTCGADFAFSCPGNRLVVLCQAFWDDPTEQAATILHEPFHIWFHMARHAPNALRRADATCFEAFARRLAGEDVAHISCAGHTAG; translated from the coding sequence ATGTCGGCATCAGGGCATTCTCCAGTGAAGGGCGCATGGCCGCGTATCCAACGTTTCTCAGATCAATCGGATGGGCAGACGGATGTGACTCATGCCAAGGTCGGTCACGTCCTTGCCGGCGGCGGCAGACCGCTCGATCAATCGCTGCAGCGGGACATGGAACAGCGCTTTGGTCATGATTTTTCACGAGTACGAGTACATACCGATGCTGCTGCCGAACAATCTGCGCGGGACTTGAATGCCCATGCCTATACGGCAGGTCACAATATTGTTTTTGGGGCAGGGCAATATAGGCCCAGTATGGATGCCGGTCGGCGATTACTCGCGCACGAGCTGACCCATGTTGTGCAGCAGTCCAACGCTTCGCCGCTTACCCGACGCCGTCTTGATTCCGGAGTTGAACATGGTCGTGAGACTGCCGCACGTAACGCCGAATCGCCGACGACCGGCAACCTACAGATCTCGAGGCTTAAAACAGCGGATACATCGTCTGGTCTTGTTCAGCGGAGCGTTGTGCGTGACCATGTATCGTGTCAGCAGAATGGGTTGACGAATCCAAATCTTACAGGGGATGAAGTTGTTGCTGCTTTGGAGGCGGCGGATGCGGAAGCTATTAGGCTGGCGTTACGGGCGGAACTGTTGCTTGAAGCACATCTGCTGTTTGCTCGTGCGGGCGAACCTGTTGATCCGGATTTTGATGTGATCTTGCAGGAAGAGTTGGGCTTAACACTCACCAATCGGGCACATTTCTCACTTGTCGAACAACAAAGGGATCGCTTCCGGCGGGTGCGCGAAACCCTGGAGAGTGGCTATCTTCGTTACATATGTCGTGGCGGCACTGTGAGTCTCGTGGGATGCGCGACAGGAACATGTGGAGCTGATTTTGCTTTTTCATGCCCCGGTAATCGTTTAGTCGTTCTATGCCAGGCATTTTGGGACGACCCAACAGAGCAAGCTGCGACAATTTTGCATGAACCATTCCATATCTGGTTTCATATGGCACGCCATGCCCCAAATGCGCTGAGACGAGCGGACGCAACATGCTTCGAAGCCTTTGCAAGGCGCCTGGCCGGAGAAGACGTCGCCCATATCTCATGCGCGGGTCATACGGCTGGATGA
- a CDS encoding DUF4157 domain-containing protein: MTVCPVGKFKSRLELSSRRSGARQPELVSSLPAHDQLQIQRKSSCPCGGGCPACQAKSNDLKLSRPGDPAEIEADRIADGVMSAPGHSPVKGAWPRIQRFSGQSDRRMDGAHTDAGHILTSGGRPLDLSLQYDMGQRFGYDFSSVRVHTGTVAEQSARDVSAHAYTVGNNIVFGQGQFAPETQAGRRLLAHELAHVIQQSVGAPVVQRQITIPIFDEFDPCVIDPVFGKKVCGSYAKTACEKVPSLPGCSFVCRKLGCKKPEKPSVSCPSGFRPGRSAEFKDQCCIEKRTTNPDQTTEDNTIESASNCCPPARAASTPLGLRCCPAGEVASNGQCISGSEPQPPGPIPAPSPFVPCLPGERPNLFGGCCGPGDHTDKQGHPCLPQPTPTPIPDQPSISAPGNVVLHFDQDRPMSGWAKTEATLLRSLTTESKSVWPILLEQLQGNPSLALQLVGKASPEGPETYNLDLAQRRAQLVMEVLVDKGVGRGRIVDVAPECTQVETGVYACGEVGALGPEDRQVKAVFDATTAPNP; the protein is encoded by the coding sequence ATGACGGTATGCCCCGTTGGGAAGTTTAAGAGTCGCTTGGAGCTGTCATCGCGCCGATCAGGTGCGCGTCAGCCCGAGCTGGTATCGTCCCTGCCGGCGCATGATCAGCTCCAAATTCAGAGAAAGTCTTCCTGTCCCTGTGGTGGCGGGTGTCCGGCCTGCCAAGCGAAATCGAATGATCTGAAACTCTCCCGGCCCGGCGACCCAGCCGAAATCGAAGCGGATCGGATCGCCGATGGGGTGATGTCGGCACCAGGGCATTCTCCAGTGAAGGGCGCATGGCCGCGTATCCAACGTTTCTCAGGTCAATCGGATAGACGGATGGATGGGGCTCATACCGATGCAGGTCACATCCTTACAAGCGGCGGCAGACCGCTCGATCTATCGCTGCAGTACGACATGGGGCAACGGTTCGGCTATGACTTCTCGAGTGTGCGAGTACATACCGGCACTGTCGCTGAACAATCGGCGCGAGACGTCAGCGCGCATGCGTATACGGTCGGCAACAATATCGTCTTTGGGCAAGGACAGTTCGCCCCGGAGACTCAAGCAGGGCGTCGGCTGCTTGCGCACGAACTCGCGCACGTGATTCAGCAGTCGGTCGGCGCGCCGGTCGTTCAACGGCAGATCACAATCCCGATCTTCGACGAATTCGACCCTTGTGTGATCGATCCGGTGTTCGGCAAGAAGGTCTGTGGCTCCTATGCCAAGACGGCGTGTGAAAAAGTCCCTTCCCTGCCTGGATGCAGTTTTGTATGCAGGAAATTAGGATGCAAAAAACCGGAAAAGCCGTCCGTCTCTTGTCCTTCCGGCTTCCGTCCCGGCAGATCGGCAGAGTTCAAAGACCAATGTTGCATTGAAAAAAGGACAACCAATCCAGATCAGACGACGGAAGACAATACTATAGAGAGTGCCAGCAACTGTTGTCCGCCGGCACGCGCTGCTTCCACACCATTGGGCCTGCGTTGTTGCCCGGCGGGCGAGGTCGCATCCAACGGGCAATGTATCAGCGGCTCTGAACCTCAACCTCCCGGGCCAATTCCGGCTCCTAGTCCTTTCGTGCCCTGTTTGCCGGGAGAAAGACCGAACCTCTTCGGCGGGTGTTGCGGGCCGGGAGATCATACCGATAAGCAAGGTCATCCCTGTCTACCCCAGCCGACTCCGACGCCGATACCGGACCAGCCTTCCATTTCAGCGCCAGGGAATGTTGTGCTCCATTTCGACCAGGACCGACCGATGAGTGGATGGGCGAAAACAGAGGCTACCTTGCTGCGAAGCCTCACGACTGAAAGTAAGTCCGTGTGGCCTATTCTGCTCGAACAGTTGCAGGGCAACCCGTCATTAGCACTCCAACTGGTTGGAAAGGCTTCGCCGGAGGGTCCGGAGACTTATAACCTGGACCTGGCTCAGCGTCGCGCGCAACTCGTTATGGAAGTGCTCGTCGATAAAGGGGTTGGACGCGGACGTATCGTCGATGTCGCACCCGAATGTACTCAGGTCGAAACAGGAGTCTATGCCTGCGGCGAAGTGGGTGCTCTCGGCCCGGAAGATCGTCAGGTAAAAGCAGTGTTTGATGCCACGACAGCCCCAAATCCATAG